The following proteins are co-located in the Oceanimonas sp. GK1 genome:
- a CDS encoding HigA family addiction module antitoxin produces the protein MMMTPPHPGELLREDVIAELGLSVKETAERLSMSRVALSRVLNGRAAISPDLALRLEMAGVSTARAWLTMQMNYDLAQARQHPQPPIKTLQPAD, from the coding sequence ATGATGATGACCCCTCCACACCCTGGCGAATTGCTGCGCGAAGACGTTATTGCTGAGCTGGGCCTGTCCGTCAAGGAAACGGCTGAGCGACTGAGCATGTCCCGTGTAGCTCTGTCCCGTGTACTGAACGGCCGAGCGGCGATCAGCCCTGATCTTGCTCTTCGTCTGGAAATGGCGGGGGTGAGCACGGCCCGTGCCTGGCTCACCATGCAGATGAACTACGATCTAGCCCAAGCCAGGCAGCACCCGCAACCACCGATCAAGACACTACAGCCTGCTGATTGA
- a CDS encoding type IV toxin-antitoxin system AbiEi family antitoxin, which translates to MNTNATLLMLAMDNLPSHIQGECTFDPQPDGKPYTDAQVTLTVRGERYQFSAEIKHIHRKESLTALLDAAHPNTLLVCNRLTAHLADFCSSNAINFIDEAGNARVSCNGLNLWIEGKNSSVSHLATQQQAKPGLGFMKLLFALLAQEDVLHLPFRTIAEMANISLGMVSKGFKQLESEKLVSLGSTRRILDKEALYHIWIEHYRTVLRPKLGGLKLVAPDDWREISLTPKDCWGGEVAADELTGYLQPYELQLFTFEPLQKKLALLKAKPDPAGRLWLIPAFWGKELDVNINARALLAVAELLASSDSRNKEVAELINEQYLHLKTLPETWV; encoded by the coding sequence GTGAACACTAACGCGACTCTGCTGATGCTGGCCATGGATAATCTGCCCTCGCATATTCAAGGAGAGTGCACCTTTGACCCACAGCCGGATGGCAAGCCTTACACCGATGCCCAGGTCACCCTGACTGTACGCGGCGAACGCTACCAGTTTAGCGCTGAAATAAAGCATATCCACCGTAAAGAAAGCCTCACAGCACTGCTGGACGCTGCTCATCCCAACACTCTGTTGGTGTGCAACAGACTGACTGCTCATCTCGCCGACTTTTGCTCCAGCAACGCTATCAACTTCATTGATGAAGCCGGCAACGCCAGGGTGAGCTGTAACGGGCTGAATCTGTGGATCGAGGGGAAAAACAGCTCTGTAAGTCACCTTGCAACTCAGCAGCAGGCAAAGCCGGGGTTGGGCTTTATGAAGCTGTTGTTTGCCTTGTTGGCCCAAGAGGATGTGTTACATCTACCGTTTCGAACCATTGCCGAGATGGCAAATATTTCATTGGGCATGGTCAGCAAGGGTTTTAAACAGCTGGAGTCTGAAAAGCTTGTCAGTCTGGGCAGTACCCGGCGCATTCTTGATAAAGAAGCCCTTTACCATATCTGGATTGAACACTATCGCACGGTACTAAGACCAAAACTAGGTGGGCTAAAACTGGTTGCTCCTGATGATTGGCGAGAGATCTCCTTAACACCCAAGGATTGCTGGGGGGGAGAAGTGGCCGCCGATGAACTGACGGGTTATCTACAGCCTTATGAGTTACAGCTTTTTACCTTTGAGCCACTACAGAAAAAGCTTGCTCTGCTCAAGGCAAAGCCTGACCCTGCCGGTAGACTCTGGTTGATTCCGGCATTCTGGGGAAAGGAGCTGGATGTCAATATCAACGCCAGGGCATTACTGGCTGTTGCCGAACTGCTTGCAAGCAGCGATAGCCGAAACAAAGAGGTTGCCGAACTCATCAATGAGCAATATCTACACCTTAAAACACTCCCTGAAACCTGGGTTTGA
- a CDS encoding nucleotidyl transferase AbiEii/AbiGii toxin family protein, protein MSNIYTLKHSLKPGFEPVLTLITRTTRQTGVPFFVAGATARDLVLYHVFGRDPGRQTRDIDTGILVPDWNAFSRVRQALLDAGLTVTNRVHRLKDPDSGLPIDIIPFGAIADDAGEIQWPPEHAVTMSVAGFQEAYDAALSVELGQGDTIKVASLAGLTLLKLIAWQERGNESSKDAADFLTILLEYQHVQEDRLWEPYIPGERMEYDTERQGAFLLGYDLKMILSEPATNPETVSRIMALAADIDGLVGAQFRSQNLCSYERIEQLQRDFWSGLEL, encoded by the coding sequence ATGAGCAATATCTACACCTTAAAACACTCCCTGAAACCTGGGTTTGAGCCTGTACTGACACTAATCACCCGCACAACCAGGCAAACCGGAGTGCCATTTTTTGTTGCTGGGGCAACGGCGAGAGATCTCGTTCTGTATCATGTATTCGGGCGGGATCCCGGTCGTCAGACCCGGGATATTGATACCGGTATTCTGGTGCCAGATTGGAACGCTTTCTCCCGAGTAAGACAGGCTTTGCTGGATGCTGGTTTAACCGTAACCAATAGAGTCCATCGACTTAAAGACCCCGACAGTGGCTTGCCAATTGATATTATTCCATTTGGTGCCATAGCCGATGACGCAGGTGAAATACAGTGGCCACCAGAGCATGCTGTCACCATGTCGGTGGCTGGATTTCAGGAAGCTTACGATGCCGCCTTATCAGTAGAGTTAGGGCAGGGCGATACCATCAAAGTCGCGTCACTGGCCGGGCTGACTCTGCTAAAGTTGATTGCCTGGCAGGAGCGGGGAAACGAGAGCAGCAAAGACGCGGCTGACTTTTTAACCATTTTGCTTGAGTACCAGCATGTTCAGGAGGATCGTCTTTGGGAGCCTTATATCCCGGGGGAGCGCATGGAGTATGATACCGAGAGGCAGGGGGCTTTCCTGCTCGGGTACGACTTGAAGATGATCTTGTCTGAGCCAGCCACCAACCCGGAGACCGTCAGCCGGATAATGGCATTGGCGGCTGATATTGATGGACTGGTCGGGGCTCAGTTCAGGAGTCAAAATCTCTGCAGTTACGAGAGGATAGAGCAGCTCCAACGTGACTTTTGGTCGGGACTGGAGTTGTAA
- a CDS encoding HAMP domain-containing sensor histidine kinase — protein sequence MRRELALYVSGLALITALAFSIAFEFFFIKGLDEAVGGALLMEARSFEAKYRQNLETPLSNSSSIRSFLDNLDNAPEFYRQLIDPDTLQPGQFSDYHWGEEDWQDSRYLIVYLHLLPDQRRLFVISDYQSNLLTKEEQADLDQTWQLKFYLAGGYLLIMLVAIWIYNRRINHYTQKLADWAESLSLENIQQPVPDFRFHELNSIAERLRNAFDRIAGLMEREHQFVRHASHELRTPIAIIRANMELLQRVGIPTTFERPMERINRASQNMQQLTGTLLWLSRENDTPPSISSVDPARLLDDISEELAYLLQGKEVQLQRDYPEARSVQPLPLVPLRIVLANLLRNAYQFTERGTITLTVTNQRIVIRNNSEYLAEDSDSSFGLGLMLVQKICDRLGWQLSLEWLNHGVRAELMFPVPPPPESKA from the coding sequence ATGCGTCGGGAACTGGCCCTTTACGTGTCAGGGCTGGCGTTGATAACAGCGCTGGCCTTCTCTATTGCGTTTGAATTTTTCTTCATCAAGGGGCTGGATGAAGCGGTCGGTGGCGCACTACTGATGGAAGCCCGGTCCTTCGAGGCCAAATACCGACAAAATCTTGAGACACCCTTGTCGAACTCATCATCAATTCGCTCCTTCCTAGATAATCTGGATAACGCACCTGAGTTTTATCGACAACTGATCGATCCGGATACCTTGCAACCCGGACAATTCAGCGACTATCACTGGGGTGAGGAAGACTGGCAGGACTCGCGCTACCTGATTGTTTACCTGCACCTGCTACCTGATCAGCGGCGCCTGTTCGTTATTTCCGACTATCAGAGCAACCTGCTGACCAAAGAGGAACAGGCGGATTTAGATCAGACCTGGCAGCTGAAATTTTACCTGGCCGGTGGCTATCTGCTGATCATGCTGGTGGCTATCTGGATCTATAATCGCCGGATCAACCACTACACACAGAAGCTGGCAGACTGGGCTGAGAGCCTGTCTCTTGAAAATATCCAGCAGCCGGTACCAGACTTCCGCTTCCACGAACTAAACAGCATTGCAGAGCGACTCCGAAATGCCTTTGATCGGATCGCGGGGCTTATGGAGCGCGAGCACCAGTTCGTCCGGCACGCCAGCCATGAATTACGTACGCCAATCGCTATCATCCGAGCGAATATGGAATTACTTCAGCGGGTAGGCATACCGACAACGTTCGAGCGTCCGATGGAACGGATAAACCGAGCCAGCCAAAACATGCAGCAGCTAACAGGAACCCTGCTCTGGTTAAGCCGGGAAAACGACACCCCGCCATCCATATCTTCTGTTGATCCTGCAAGGTTACTGGACGACATCAGTGAAGAACTGGCATATCTGCTTCAGGGCAAAGAAGTACAGCTGCAGCGGGACTATCCAGAAGCGAGATCGGTGCAACCCCTGCCTCTTGTTCCATTGCGTATCGTATTGGCCAATCTTCTACGCAACGCCTATCAGTTTACAGAAAGGGGCACCATCACACTTACCGTGACGAACCAGCGCATCGTCATTCGTAATAATAGCGAATACCTAGCCGAAGATAGTGATAGCAGCTTTGGGCTGGGACTGATGCTTGTGCAAAAAATCTGTGATCGGCTTGGCTGGCAATTGTCTCTGGAATGGCTGAATCACGGGGTAAGAGCAGAGCTGATGTTTCCTGTACCACCTCCGCCAGAATCAAAAGCGTAA